One window of the Shewanella cyperi genome contains the following:
- a CDS encoding flagellar basal body P-ring protein FlgI, with the protein MKFKMIMATALLVLSPLSQAERIKDIANVQGVRSNQLIGYGLVVGLPGTGEKTSYTEQTFKTMLKNFGVNLPDNVKPKIKNVAVVAVHADMPPFIKPGQTLDVTVSSLGEAKSLRGGTLLQTFLKGVDGNVYAIAQGSLVVSGFSAEGLDGSKVIQNTPTVGRIPNGALVERSVVSPFATGDYLTFNLRSADFSTAKRLADAINDLLGPDMARALDGSSVQVSAPRDPSQRVSFLATLENIEVEPADESAKVIVNSRTGTIVVGQNVKLLPAAVTHGGLTVTIAESAQVSQPNALAGGDTVVTAQSTIDAAESNNRMFMFDPGTTLDELVRAVNLVGAAPSDVLAILEALKMAGALHGELIVI; encoded by the coding sequence ATGAAATTCAAGATGATTATGGCCACAGCCCTGTTGGTGTTATCACCTTTGTCACAGGCCGAGCGCATCAAGGACATAGCCAATGTCCAAGGGGTCCGCAGTAACCAGCTGATAGGTTATGGTTTGGTGGTGGGTTTGCCCGGAACGGGGGAGAAGACCAGCTACACAGAGCAGACCTTCAAGACCATGCTGAAAAACTTCGGCGTGAACCTGCCGGACAATGTGAAGCCCAAGATTAAAAACGTCGCCGTGGTCGCTGTGCACGCCGATATGCCCCCTTTTATCAAACCCGGCCAAACCTTGGATGTAACAGTGTCCAGCCTGGGGGAAGCCAAGAGTCTGCGCGGTGGCACCTTGCTGCAAACCTTCCTCAAGGGGGTAGACGGTAATGTGTACGCCATCGCCCAGGGCAGTTTGGTGGTTAGCGGCTTCAGCGCCGAGGGCCTTGACGGCTCCAAGGTGATCCAGAATACCCCCACGGTCGGTCGTATACCCAACGGAGCCCTGGTGGAACGCAGCGTGGTCAGCCCCTTTGCCACAGGTGATTACCTGACATTTAACCTGCGCAGCGCCGATTTCTCCACCGCCAAACGTCTGGCGGATGCAATCAATGATCTGCTGGGGCCCGATATGGCCCGCGCCCTCGATGGTTCCTCGGTACAGGTCAGTGCACCCCGGGATCCATCCCAGCGGGTGTCGTTTCTGGCGACCCTGGAAAACATCGAAGTGGAGCCTGCCGATGAGTCGGCCAAGGTAATAGTCAACTCCCGCACCGGCACCATAGTGGTGGGGCAGAATGTCAAACTATTGCCGGCGGCGGTAACCCATGGCGGGCTGACAGTGACCATTGCCGAGTCTGCCCAGGTGTCCCAACCCAATGCTCTGGCCGGCGGCGATACCGTGGTGACCGCCCAGAGCACCATAGATGCTGCCGAGTCCAATAACCGCATGTTTATGTTTGACCCTGGCACCACTCTGGATGAACTGGTGCGGGCGGTGAATCTGGTGGGGGCCGCGCCTTCGGATGTGCTGGCGATACTCGAAGCGTTAAAGATGGCAGGCGCTTTGCATGGTGAGCTTATCGTTATCTGA
- the flgH gene encoding flagellar basal body L-ring protein FlgH: MVKYLILAAAVLLAGCASTDQKPIPDDPFYAPVYPEPPLTQLEPTGSIYQDAQAASLYSDIRAHRVGDIITVVLTESTQAKKSANNEIKKSSDISVNPLYAGGKNATINGIPLDFGASDSADTSREAGADQSNSLKGNISANVMQVLNNGNLVIRGEKWITINNGDEFIRVTGIVRAQDIRPDNTIDSTRVANARIQYSGTGAFADSQKVGWLSRFFLSDWWPF; this comes from the coding sequence ATGGTTAAGTACCTGATTTTGGCTGCTGCCGTGCTGCTTGCCGGTTGTGCCAGCACAGACCAGAAACCAATACCGGACGATCCTTTCTATGCGCCCGTGTATCCGGAACCGCCGCTGACCCAGCTGGAGCCGACCGGGTCAATCTACCAGGATGCCCAGGCTGCCAGCCTGTATTCAGACATTCGTGCCCACAGGGTGGGCGACATCATCACTGTGGTGTTGACCGAATCGACCCAGGCCAAGAAAAGCGCAAACAATGAGATTAAAAAGAGTTCGGACATTTCGGTGAACCCGCTGTACGCCGGCGGCAAAAACGCCACCATCAACGGTATTCCATTGGATTTTGGTGCCAGTGACAGTGCCGACACCAGCCGTGAAGCGGGCGCTGATCAAAGCAACAGCCTCAAGGGCAATATCTCCGCCAACGTGATGCAGGTGCTCAATAACGGCAACCTGGTGATCCGCGGCGAGAAGTGGATCACCATCAACAACGGTGACGAGTTTATCCGGGTGACCGGCATAGTCAGGGCCCAGGATATTCGCCCGGACAACACCATTGATTCCACTCGCGTGGCCAATGCCCGCATCCAGTACAGTGGCACAGGGGCTTTTGCCGATTCCCAGAAAGTGGGCTGGCTCAGCCGCTTCTTCCTCAGTGACTGGTGGCCCTTCTAA
- the flgG gene encoding flagellar basal-body rod protein FlgG, which yields MHPALWISKTGLDAQQTDIAVISNNVANASTVGYKKSRAVFEDLLYQTVNQAGGISASNNKLPNGLNIGAGTKVVSTQKMFTQGNMLTTDNSLDLMIEGPGFFEVQMPDGTTAYTRNGQFTLDDTGQIVTSGSGYVLQPAITIPDDAISITVSQEGEVSVKTPGTAENQVVGQLTMSDFINPSGLDPMGQNLYLETGASGTPIQGTASLDGMGAIRQGALETSNVNVTEELVNLIESQRIYEMNSKVISAVDQMLAYVNQNL from the coding sequence ATGCATCCTGCGTTATGGATCAGTAAAACTGGCTTAGATGCCCAGCAAACCGATATCGCCGTGATATCCAACAACGTGGCTAACGCCAGTACCGTTGGTTACAAGAAGAGCCGTGCCGTTTTTGAGGACCTGCTCTATCAAACGGTTAACCAGGCCGGTGGTATCAGTGCCTCCAACAACAAGCTGCCCAACGGTTTGAACATAGGTGCCGGTACCAAGGTGGTATCGACCCAGAAAATGTTTACCCAGGGCAATATGCTGACCACGGACAACTCGCTGGACCTGATGATTGAAGGCCCGGGGTTTTTCGAGGTGCAAATGCCCGACGGCACCACGGCCTATACCCGTAACGGTCAGTTCACCCTGGACGATACCGGACAGATAGTGACCTCGGGTTCAGGTTATGTGCTGCAACCGGCCATCACCATCCCGGATGATGCCATCAGCATTACCGTGTCCCAGGAGGGCGAGGTGTCGGTGAAGACACCGGGCACCGCCGAAAACCAAGTGGTGGGTCAGCTGACCATGTCTGATTTTATCAACCCCTCGGGCCTCGACCCCATGGGCCAGAACCTGTACCTGGAAACCGGCGCCAGCGGTACCCCCATTCAGGGGACTGCATCTCTGGATGGCATGGGCGCCATTCGCCAGGGGGCACTGGAAACCTCCAACGTCAACGTGACCGAGGAACTGGTGAATCTGATCGAAAGCCAGCGGATTTATGAGATGAACTCAAAAGTGATTTCCGCCGTGGATCAAATGTTGGCCTACGTGAACCAGAACCTCTGA
- the flgF gene encoding flagellar basal-body rod protein FlgF, with amino-acid sequence MDKLLYIAMSGAKQNMNALALRANNLANANTDGFKADLEQSRAMQAFGEGLPTRVFSMTESPQANFSAGPLKTTGRDLDVAVKGDGWIAVQAEDGSEAYTRSGSLSFDANGQLHNASGNPIMGDTGPIVLPLPIDKVEIAQDGTITVRPQGATAEVIEEVGRIKLVNPGNGQLMRGADGLFRLVSGNSAAAAPEVTLESRAVEGSNVNAVHEMVSLIDIQRQFEMQVKMMKTAEENDKASAALMRIS; translated from the coding sequence GTGGATAAACTTCTCTACATAGCCATGAGTGGTGCCAAGCAGAACATGAATGCGCTGGCATTGCGGGCCAACAATCTGGCCAACGCCAATACCGATGGCTTCAAGGCCGATCTGGAGCAATCCAGGGCCATGCAGGCCTTTGGTGAAGGTTTGCCGACACGGGTGTTTTCGATGACCGAAAGTCCCCAGGCCAATTTCAGTGCCGGCCCCCTCAAAACCACGGGTCGGGATCTGGACGTGGCGGTGAAGGGGGATGGCTGGATTGCGGTGCAGGCGGAGGATGGCAGCGAGGCCTATACCCGCTCCGGTAGCCTGAGTTTTGACGCCAACGGTCAGCTGCACAACGCCTCCGGTAACCCCATCATGGGTGACACGGGTCCCATAGTGTTGCCTCTGCCCATAGACAAGGTGGAGATAGCCCAAGATGGCACCATCACTGTCCGTCCCCAGGGGGCAACCGCCGAAGTCATTGAAGAGGTGGGCCGCATCAAGTTGGTCAACCCCGGCAACGGCCAATTAATGCGTGGCGCCGATGGTCTGTTCCGTCTGGTTTCGGGTAACAGTGCCGCGGCGGCGCCCGAGGTGACTCTGGAAAGTCGCGCCGTTGAAGGCAGCAACGTCAACGCAGTACACGAAATGGTATCTCTGATTGATATTCAACGTCAGTTTGAGATGCAGGTAAAAATGATGAAGACCGCGGAAGAGAACGACAAGGCCTCCGCGGCCCTGATGCGCATTAGCTAA